In one Sphingomonas hankookensis genomic region, the following are encoded:
- a CDS encoding monovalent cation/H+ antiporter subunit A — MALLTLISMPFLAVILLMVTRRASRQVHMLIAGTASAGGLAILLSQANAVLSGRTPMAGMAWLLTLGLDFRLWLDPLALLFAGLILGIGLLVIVYAQGYLAKNEPTARFLSFLMLFQGAMVGIALSGNVLLMLVFWELTSLASFLLIGFWRDRADARQGARMALTITGGGGLALIAGMMLLGKAAGSYDLATILARADLVQASPLYPAILVLILAGAFTKSAQFPFHFWLPHAMAAPTPVSAYLHSATMVKAGVFLLARLWPVLAGTDLWFGIVASIGLVTMVFGAGVALFRHDLKAILAYSTISQLGLMVMLLGFGTGAAVTAAVFHILNHAAFKATLFMHAGIVDHETGTRDMRRLGGLAAVMPLTATLGVLAAAAMAGLPPLGGFISKEMMLEQSAHTAWAGQALLVPVLATIAAMLSAAYSLRYAVALHFGARRTGDVAAPHDPGAMLLGPPAILGAAALALGLLPMTLAGPLVAAASAAVTGGAAPELHLALWHGVNPALLMSVGAVAIAILVLWWYPAVARTVARIPSPDAKHLFDRSLTAIVEGLRRVSGMIHVASLQRYLVILFVVALALGSDAAFRSGIAAGDRPTTPASLAAIVAWAALVVATVAVVAVDRRRYLALIFISVIGLVMALALIHLSAPDLALTQISVEVVTILLMLLALHLLPGNPPRLSKMPRRVRDGVIAMAGGLGTGWLAWAIMTRPVRAGVSRFHWDNSYSGGGGTNVVNVTLVDFRAFDTLGEITVLGIAGLAIFALLEPAVHGVAGRRLREWRSGDRFSPERHPMMFVMATRLLLPLALLVGIYIFLRGHNQPGGGFIAALIFSIAILLQYLASGFDWTNVRRRIGEHQLIGFGVLIAVATGLGSLVFGAPFLTSSFGYFHLPLIGEFELATAMLFDLGVACVVVGAVMMALEQLAHVAQRAASQDGEDAA; from the coding sequence GTGGCTTTGCTGACCCTCATTTCCATGCCGTTCCTCGCGGTCATTCTGTTGATGGTGACCCGGCGAGCATCGCGGCAGGTCCATATGCTAATCGCTGGGACCGCCAGCGCGGGCGGATTGGCCATTCTGTTGTCGCAAGCGAACGCGGTGCTTTCCGGCCGGACGCCGATGGCAGGCATGGCGTGGCTACTGACGCTCGGTCTCGATTTCCGCCTGTGGCTTGACCCGCTGGCGTTGCTGTTCGCGGGGTTGATCCTCGGCATCGGGCTGCTGGTGATCGTGTATGCGCAAGGGTATCTGGCAAAGAACGAGCCGACGGCGCGGTTCCTGTCGTTCCTGATGTTGTTCCAGGGTGCGATGGTCGGGATCGCCCTGTCCGGCAATGTGCTGCTGATGCTGGTGTTCTGGGAGCTGACCAGCCTGGCGTCCTTCCTCTTGATCGGTTTCTGGCGCGACCGTGCCGACGCGCGACAGGGCGCACGGATGGCGCTGACCATCACCGGCGGGGGCGGTCTCGCCTTGATCGCGGGCATGATGCTGCTGGGCAAGGCGGCGGGCAGCTATGATCTGGCGACGATCCTGGCACGCGCCGATCTGGTGCAGGCCTCGCCGCTCTATCCCGCGATCCTGGTCCTGATCCTGGCGGGGGCGTTCACCAAGTCGGCGCAGTTTCCGTTCCACTTTTGGCTGCCGCACGCGATGGCCGCGCCCACCCCGGTCAGCGCCTATCTCCATTCCGCGACGATGGTGAAGGCGGGGGTGTTCCTGCTCGCGCGGCTGTGGCCGGTACTGGCAGGAACCGATCTGTGGTTCGGTATCGTCGCGTCGATCGGCCTGGTCACCATGGTGTTCGGCGCGGGCGTCGCACTGTTTCGCCACGATCTGAAGGCCATCCTCGCCTATTCGACGATCAGCCAATTGGGGCTGATGGTGATGCTGCTCGGCTTCGGGACGGGCGCGGCGGTGACGGCGGCGGTCTTTCACATCCTCAACCATGCGGCCTTCAAGGCGACGCTGTTCATGCATGCGGGTATCGTGGACCATGAGACGGGCACGCGCGACATGCGGCGGCTGGGCGGCCTGGCGGCGGTCATGCCGCTGACCGCGACGCTGGGCGTGCTGGCCGCCGCCGCGATGGCGGGTCTGCCGCCGCTCGGCGGGTTCATTTCCAAGGAGATGATGCTGGAGCAGAGTGCCCATACCGCGTGGGCGGGACAGGCCTTGCTGGTGCCCGTGCTGGCGACCATCGCGGCGATGCTGTCGGCGGCCTATTCGCTGCGCTATGCGGTGGCGCTGCATTTCGGCGCGCGGCGTACCGGCGATGTCGCTGCGCCGCACGATCCGGGGGCCATGCTGCTGGGGCCGCCCGCGATATTGGGAGCCGCCGCGCTGGCGCTCGGACTGTTGCCGATGACGCTGGCGGGGCCGTTGGTGGCCGCTGCCAGTGCCGCGGTGACGGGCGGCGCAGCGCCCGAACTGCATCTCGCGCTATGGCATGGCGTCAATCCGGCGCTGCTGATGAGCGTGGGCGCGGTCGCGATCGCGATCCTGGTCCTGTGGTGGTATCCGGCCGTGGCCAGAACCGTTGCCCGCATCCCGTCACCCGACGCCAAGCATCTGTTCGACCGAAGCCTGACGGCGATCGTCGAGGGGCTGCGTCGCGTGTCGGGCATGATCCATGTCGCGTCGCTGCAACGCTATCTGGTGATCTTGTTCGTCGTCGCGCTCGCGCTTGGCAGCGACGCCGCCTTCCGGTCCGGCATCGCCGCCGGGGATCGGCCGACCACGCCTGCGTCGCTGGCGGCCATCGTCGCCTGGGCCGCGCTCGTCGTCGCGACGGTCGCCGTGGTGGCGGTCGACCGGCGGCGGTATCTCGCGCTGATATTCATCAGCGTCATCGGCCTCGTCATGGCGCTGGCGTTGATCCACCTCTCCGCCCCCGATCTCGCGCTCACCCAGATTTCGGTCGAGGTGGTGACGATCCTGCTGATGCTGCTGGCGCTGCACCTGTTGCCGGGCAACCCGCCTCGCCTGTCGAAGATGCCGCGAAGGGTGCGTGACGGCGTGATTGCCATGGCGGGCGGGCTGGGCACCGGCTGGCTTGCCTGGGCCATCATGACGCGGCCGGTGCGCGCGGGGGTTTCGCGCTTTCACTGGGACAACAGCTATTCCGGCGGGGGCGGGACCAACGTCGTCAACGTCACGCTGGTCGACTTTCGCGCGTTCGACACCCTGGGGGAGATCACGGTGCTGGGCATTGCGGGCCTGGCCATCTTCGCCCTGCTCGAACCCGCGGTGCACGGTGTTGCCGGTCGACGACTGCGCGAATGGCGGTCGGGGGATCGTTTCTCGCCCGAGCGCCACCCGATGATGTTCGTCATGGCGACCCGGCTGCTGCTGCCGCTGGCATTGCTGGTCGGCATCTACATCTTCCTGCGCGGGCACAATCAACCGGGCGGCGGCTTTATCGCGGCGCTGATCTTCTCCATCGCGATCCTGCTGCAATATCTCGCGTCCGGCTTCGACTGGACCAATGTCCGGCGACGGATCGGTGAGCATCAGCTGATCGGGTTCGGCGTGCTGATCGCGGTCGCGACGGGGCTGGGCTCGCTGGTGTTCGGCGCGCCGTTCCTGACGAGCAGCTTCGGGTATTTCCACCTTCCGTTGATCGGCGAGTTCGAACTGGCGACGGCGATGCTGTTCGATCTGGGCGTCGCCTGCGTCGTCGTGGGTGCGGTGATGATGGCGCTGGAACAGCTCGCCCATGTCGCGCAGCGCGCGGCAAGCCAGGACGGCGAGGACGCGGCATGA